A genomic segment from Rubrobacter tropicus encodes:
- a CDS encoding lycopene cyclase family protein, whose translation MSVREYDVVFVGGGLAASLLLKELRKELPGRVAVVDPSPLPTQPSVHWSYWSHERTPYDRFAIGAWQRAKVGDMPPESIAPYTMSLVRSGDVFADLAARLESAPVDWLRTSARSIGSRDDGMYEVSTDAGVLRACWVFDSACDIGPAFPTPHRPGAVLNGTGIRVTSDRPAFDAATATLFDPLDERSFAYLLPLGPDEALLESATFGPVAEKTDAAPLLRYLMDRYPGASFVAPHEESGSIPLGFPPLRTAGPRHVLLGTKRGLVKPSAGYGIVRIVKESEELARLWREHRPLAPSRRDSRPWALLDTGFLQLVGKDPRLPLALLGNVMRAVPLARSLGFIDEQLPPRQLASIFLSALPIVLQSAVRK comes from the coding sequence ATGTCCGTTCGAGAGTACGATGTGGTTTTTGTTGGCGGCGGCCTGGCCGCCTCATTGCTCCTGAAGGAGTTGCGAAAGGAACTGCCTGGGCGGGTCGCGGTTGTCGATCCGTCTCCGCTTCCGACGCAACCGAGCGTCCACTGGAGCTACTGGAGCCACGAGCGAACCCCCTATGACCGGTTCGCCATCGGCGCGTGGCAGCGGGCCAAGGTGGGGGACATGCCGCCGGAGTCCATCGCCCCGTACACGATGAGCCTGGTACGCTCTGGCGACGTCTTCGCCGACCTGGCGGCACGACTGGAGTCCGCACCCGTGGACTGGCTCCGCACCTCGGCACGTTCGATCGGAAGCCGTGACGACGGAATGTACGAGGTCTCCACCGACGCTGGCGTCTTGCGCGCCTGCTGGGTGTTCGACAGCGCCTGCGATATCGGCCCCGCTTTTCCTACGCCGCACCGGCCGGGGGCTGTCCTCAACGGTACCGGCATCCGCGTCACCTCGGACCGACCGGCGTTCGATGCTGCGACCGCGACGCTGTTCGACCCGCTCGACGAACGGTCCTTCGCGTACCTGCTGCCGCTTGGCCCCGACGAGGCCCTGCTGGAGTCCGCCACGTTCGGCCCGGTCGCGGAAAAGACGGACGCGGCGCCACTCCTGCGGTACCTCATGGACCGTTATCCGGGGGCAAGTTTCGTCGCGCCCCACGAGGAGAGCGGATCCATACCCTTGGGCTTCCCGCCTCTGCGGACCGCCGGACCCCGGCACGTGCTCCTTGGCACGAAGCGCGGCCTCGTGAAACCCAGCGCCGGCTACGGAATAGTCCGCATCGTCAAAGAAAGCGAGGAGTTGGCCCGCCTGTGGCGTGAACACCGTCCGCTGGCGCCGAGCCGGCGGGACTCCCGGCCGTGGGCACTGCTCGACACGGGGTTCCTGCAACTCGTCGGAAAGGATCCTCGTCTGCCGTTGGCGTTGCTTGGCAACGTCATGCGTGCCGTTCCGCTCGCCCGGTCGCTGGGTTTCATAGACGAACAACTCCCGCCGCGGCAACTGGCCTCGATCTTCCTGTCCGCCCTCCCCATCGTGCTACAAAGCGCTGTTCGAAAGTAG
- a CDS encoding RDD family protein, whose protein sequence is MIVEGSAVPPVAGTREDVHVTGRRILATIVDGLLLGLLFAVMAALFGTITKTDAFGWDASMPAIPTVVYVLLVVFYYVLLEGYVGQTVGKMLFGIKVLREGAGGRAPSLRAAVIRTALRMVDGLLGYGVAFVTVLVSGKNQRLGDMAARTLVVRS, encoded by the coding sequence ATGATCGTCGAAGGTTCTGCCGTTCCGCCGGTTGCCGGCACGCGCGAAGACGTACACGTCACGGGGCGCAGGATCTTGGCAACGATCGTGGACGGGCTGCTGCTGGGGTTGCTGTTCGCCGTCATGGCCGCGCTCTTCGGGACGATCACCAAGACGGACGCCTTTGGCTGGGACGCCTCGATGCCGGCCATCCCGACCGTAGTCTACGTCCTTCTCGTGGTCTTCTACTACGTGCTTCTCGAAGGGTACGTGGGTCAGACCGTCGGGAAGATGCTCTTCGGCATAAAGGTCTTACGGGAAGGGGCCGGGGGTCGGGCACCCAGTCTGCGGGCCGCTGTTATAAGGACGGCGCTCCGCATGGTAGATGGCCTCCTGGGCTACGGGGTGGCCTTCGTGACCGTGCTGGTCTCGGGCAAGAACCAGCGCTTGGGGGACATGGCGGCGCGCACCCTCGTGGTTCGTAGTTAA
- a CDS encoding PLD nuclease N-terminal domain-containing protein: MAKTRWSELSDREKTVVLTVGSVQISLLLMALADIYRRPVEEIRGNKWAWTAISFVNFVGPISYFAFGRRR; the protein is encoded by the coding sequence GTGGCGAAGACCAGGTGGAGCGAACTGAGCGACAGAGAGAAAACCGTGGTCCTGACGGTGGGATCGGTCCAGATCTCGCTGCTCCTGATGGCCCTCGCGGACATCTACCGGCGTCCGGTGGAGGAGATCCGGGGCAACAAATGGGCGTGGACCGCCATCTCGTTCGTCAACTTCGTGGGCCCCATCTCCTACTTCGCGTTCGGACGCAGGCGGTGA